Proteins encoded within one genomic window of Companilactobacillus zhachilii:
- a CDS encoding MFS transporter, translating into MKFNKKQWSWIFYDWANSGYGIIVTTAVLPVYFKSVAQNAGVTQANATAYWGYANSFGTLIVSILAPVLGALADYPHHKKRLLSIFSFLGIVMTLGLAILPPSQWQLLIAVYILSIIGYSGGNLFYDSFLTDVADNAKMDSLSSNGYAYGYLGGVLAFLLFLVLQLTSGFGMLSSYGVARVSFLLAAIWWIIFFIPLLKNVRQVYSLPENPHPITSSFKRVWATMTHLRKYKAAAWFLVAYFFYIDGVDTIFTMATSIGMDMGITTTTLMIVLLVVQLVAFPFSILYGWIANHFSARKGILLAIILYFGICLYALKLNTTVDFWILAVLVGTSQGGIQALSRSYFGKLIPKESGSEFFGFYNILGKFSAVMGPILVGVVTQITGKSTVGAASLSILFLIGLAIFLMLPRLTMEK; encoded by the coding sequence ATGAAATTTAATAAAAAACAATGGAGTTGGATTTTCTATGATTGGGCTAACTCTGGTTATGGAATTATTGTTACAACGGCAGTTTTGCCAGTGTACTTCAAGTCAGTTGCACAAAATGCCGGCGTTACACAAGCAAATGCTACGGCATATTGGGGTTATGCTAATAGTTTTGGAACATTGATTGTTTCGATTTTGGCACCCGTTTTGGGAGCATTGGCCGATTATCCACATCATAAAAAGCGCCTGTTAAGCATTTTTTCATTCTTAGGTATCGTTATGACGCTGGGACTAGCCATTTTACCTCCAAGCCAGTGGCAACTGTTGATAGCGGTGTATATCTTGTCGATAATTGGTTATTCAGGTGGAAATTTGTTTTATGATAGCTTTTTGACTGATGTTGCCGATAATGCCAAAATGGATTCCTTGTCGTCAAATGGTTATGCTTATGGATATTTAGGCGGCGTTTTGGCTTTTTTACTCTTTTTAGTTTTACAATTGACGAGTGGTTTTGGCATGTTATCGAGTTATGGCGTTGCACGAGTTAGTTTTTTGTTAGCAGCTATTTGGTGGATAATTTTCTTTATTCCATTATTAAAAAATGTCCGTCAAGTTTACTCATTACCAGAAAATCCGCATCCCATCACATCTAGTTTTAAGCGTGTTTGGGCAACCATGACACATTTACGAAAGTATAAGGCGGCCGCATGGTTTTTAGTAGCGTATTTCTTTTATATCGATGGAGTCGATACTATCTTTACAATGGCTACTTCTATCGGAATGGATATGGGTATTACGACCACAACTTTGATGATTGTCTTACTAGTAGTGCAATTGGTAGCTTTTCCATTTTCAATTTTGTATGGATGGATAGCTAACCATTTTTCAGCACGAAAAGGAATTTTGTTAGCGATTATTTTGTACTTCGGAATCTGCCTATACGCTTTAAAATTGAATACAACAGTAGATTTCTGGATATTAGCTGTTTTAGTCGGAACTAGCCAAGGTGGAATTCAAGCCTTGAGTCGCTCATACTTTGGTAAATTGATTCCTAAAGAATCGGGCAGTGAATTTTTCGGATTTTATAATATTTTAGGAAAATTTTCAGCCGTTATGGGACCAATTTTAGTTGGGGTGGTAACTCAAATCACAGGTAAATCGACTGTCGGGGCAGCTTCGTTGAGTATTTTGTTCTTGATTGGTTTAGCCATTTTTCTAATGTTGCCTCGATTAACAATGGAAAAGTAG
- the uvrB gene encoding excinuclease ABC subunit UvrB — protein MIDRITDNKFDLVSKYAPAGDQAQAINTITKDFQAGDKEVILEGATGTGKTFTMANVIKNLNKPTLIISHNKTLAGQLYGEMKEFFPNNAVEYFVSYYDYYQPEAYVPSSDTYIEKDSSINDEIDKLRHSATSSLLERNDVIVVASVSCIFGLGDPREYADSIISLRVGQQIARDKLLEELVENQFERNDIDFQRGRFRVRGDVVDIFPASRDDNAIRVEFFGDEIDRIIEMDALTGEVKGSMDHIGIFPATHFMISDSKMDQALDRIKNEMDVQVEKFTKEGKLLEAQRIKQRTEYDIEMMREMGYTSGIENYSRHMEGRAEGEPPFTLLDFFPKDFNIMIDESHVTMPQIRGMYNGDRARKQQLVDYGFRLPSALDNRPLKLDEFEKHVNRILYVSATPGPYELERTDHKAEQIIRPTGLLDPKIEVRPIMGQIDDLVGEINDRIEKHERVFVTTLTKKMAEDLTDYFKDLGIKVRYLHSDIKTLERTKIIRDLRLGKFDVLIGINLLREGIDVPEVSLIAILDADKEGFLRAERSLVQIIGRASRNEHGKVIMYADSVTDSMKGAIDATARRRKLQMKFNEEHGITPTTIVKPIRDAISMFQKVDNTSSETEKIDDEIDFKDMTKKEQKELLANLQEQMESAAKKLDFEAAANLRDSILELKAEMK, from the coding sequence GTGATAGATAGGATTACTGATAATAAATTTGATTTAGTTTCAAAGTACGCTCCGGCGGGAGATCAAGCACAAGCGATTAATACAATCACCAAAGATTTTCAAGCTGGTGATAAAGAAGTTATTTTGGAAGGTGCTACTGGTACTGGTAAAACTTTCACGATGGCAAATGTTATTAAGAATTTGAATAAGCCAACACTTATCATTTCACATAATAAGACGTTGGCTGGCCAGTTGTATGGTGAAATGAAAGAATTTTTCCCTAACAATGCGGTTGAATATTTTGTCAGTTATTATGACTATTACCAACCTGAAGCTTATGTACCTTCAAGTGATACTTATATTGAAAAAGATTCAAGTATTAATGATGAAATTGATAAGCTCCGTCACTCGGCAACTAGTTCACTTTTGGAACGTAATGATGTGATCGTTGTGGCATCAGTTTCATGTATTTTCGGTTTAGGTGATCCGCGAGAATACGCTGATAGCATTATTTCCTTGCGTGTGGGTCAACAAATTGCTCGAGATAAATTGTTAGAAGAATTAGTTGAAAATCAATTTGAACGCAATGATATTGACTTCCAACGTGGTAGATTTCGTGTTCGTGGGGATGTTGTGGATATCTTCCCAGCCTCACGAGACGATAATGCTATTCGTGTGGAGTTTTTCGGTGATGAGATTGATCGAATTATTGAAATGGATGCTTTGACTGGTGAGGTTAAAGGTTCAATGGACCATATTGGAATTTTTCCAGCCACTCACTTTATGATTAGTGACTCTAAGATGGATCAAGCACTTGACCGCATTAAAAATGAGATGGATGTTCAAGTAGAGAAGTTTACAAAAGAAGGTAAGTTACTTGAGGCTCAACGAATCAAGCAACGGACCGAGTATGATATTGAAATGATGCGTGAAATGGGTTATACCTCTGGTATTGAAAACTATTCACGTCATATGGAAGGCCGTGCTGAAGGTGAACCACCATTTACTTTGCTTGATTTCTTCCCCAAAGATTTCAATATTATGATTGATGAGTCTCACGTTACAATGCCACAAATTCGTGGGATGTATAATGGTGACCGTGCTAGAAAACAACAATTGGTTGATTATGGGTTCCGTTTGCCAAGTGCTTTGGATAACCGTCCATTAAAGTTAGATGAGTTTGAAAAACATGTTAACCGTATCCTGTATGTCTCGGCGACACCGGGACCTTATGAATTGGAAAGAACAGATCATAAGGCGGAACAAATTATTCGTCCAACAGGCTTGCTTGATCCTAAAATTGAAGTTCGACCAATTATGGGTCAGATCGACGATTTGGTTGGTGAAATTAACGACCGCATTGAAAAACATGAACGTGTCTTTGTGACGACATTGACTAAAAAGATGGCTGAGGATTTGACGGATTATTTTAAAGATTTAGGTATAAAAGTCCGTTACTTACATAGTGATATCAAAACTTTGGAGCGAACGAAGATTATTCGTGATCTACGATTAGGTAAATTTGATGTTCTGATCGGAATCAATTTGTTACGTGAAGGTATTGATGTACCAGAAGTTTCTTTGATTGCCATTTTAGATGCCGACAAGGAAGGCTTTTTGCGTGCTGAACGTTCCTTGGTTCAGATTATCGGTCGTGCTTCAAGAAATGAGCATGGGAAAGTTATCATGTATGCTGATTCAGTGACTGATTCGATGAAGGGGGCTATTGATGCAACAGCTCGTCGTCGTAAATTGCAGATGAAGTTTAATGAAGAACATGGTATTACACCAACGACAATCGTTAAACCGATTAGGGATGCCATTTCAATGTTCCAGAAGGTTGATAATACTTCATCAGAGACTGAAAAGATCGATGATGAAATTGACTTTAAGGATATGACGAAGAAGGAACAAAAAGAATTGTTGGCTAATTTGCAAGAACAAATGGAAAGTGCGGCTAAGAAACTTGATTTCGAGGCGGCTGCCAATTTACGTGATTCGATTTTGGAATTAAAGGCGGAAATGAAATAA
- the uvrA gene encoding excinuclease ABC subunit UvrA: MLNDKIVIHGARAHNLKDIDVTIPRDKLVVMTGLSGSGKSSLAFDTLYAEGQRRYVESLSSYARQFLGQMDKPDVDSIDGLSPAISIDQKTTSKNPRSTVGTVTEINDYLRLLWARVGTPICPNDGTKITSQSAQQMVDAILKLDDGTKLQILSPVVRAKRGQHKKALTQIKKQGYVRVRVDGETRDIGEDIELDKNKKHDIDVVVDRIVINDHIKSRLFDSVEAALRLSDGYMNVDVIGQDMMVFSEKNACPLCGFTVGELEPRLFSFNAPFGACDNCDGLGMKLEVDMDLVIPDPSKTLAEGAIIPWNPISSQYYPEMLAQAAKEFKIDMNTPFEKLPQKDQDIVLNGSDGKTFHFHYENDFGSVRDVDVPFEGVIPNINRRYHETNSDFTREVMRKYMTELTCPVCHGKRLNRQALAVKISGKDIAEVSDMSIKDELPFFKAITLGEQNTVIAKPILKEVKDRLSFLINVGLEYLSLSRSAGTLSGGEAQRIRLATQIGSNLSGVMYILDEPSIGLHQRDNDRLISSLKKMRDLGNTLIVVEHDEDTMRAADYLIDVGPGAGEAGGQIVAAGTPAEVEKNPKSLTGQYLAGKKFVPVPLERRKGSGENVEVYGAAENNLKNLNVKFPLGKFTVVTGVSGSGKSTLVNMILKRALAQKMNHNSEKPGKYKKITGYENLEKMIAIDQSPIGRTPRSNPATYTGVFDDVRDLFAQTNEAKLRGYKKGRFSFNVKGGRCENCHGDGIIKIEMNFLPDVYVPCEVCHGTRYNSETLEVTYKGKNIAQVLDMKVKEALDFFSNIPKIKRKLQTIVDVGLGYVSLGQSATQLSGGEAQRMKLASELYKKSNGKNFYILDEPTTGLHTDDIKRLLEVLQRLVDEGNTVLVIEHNLDVVKSADWLIDLGPEGGEGGGQIVGTGTPEQIAKIKESYTGQYLKPILERDTKRTKAVEKKA; the protein is encoded by the coding sequence ATGTTAAATGATAAGATTGTTATTCATGGAGCACGTGCTCATAATTTGAAAGATATCGACGTGACGATTCCCCGTGATAAATTAGTTGTTATGACTGGTTTATCCGGTTCAGGTAAGAGTTCGTTAGCTTTTGATACGCTTTACGCTGAAGGACAACGACGTTATGTGGAAAGTTTATCTTCTTATGCACGTCAATTTTTGGGACAAATGGATAAACCTGATGTCGATTCAATTGATGGATTGAGTCCGGCTATTTCGATTGACCAAAAGACGACTTCAAAGAATCCCCGTTCAACTGTTGGTACAGTTACGGAAATCAACGATTATTTACGTTTGTTGTGGGCTAGAGTTGGAACACCAATTTGTCCTAATGACGGTACGAAGATTACTAGTCAATCAGCCCAACAAATGGTTGATGCTATTTTAAAACTGGATGATGGTACGAAATTACAAATTTTGTCACCAGTCGTTCGTGCCAAGCGTGGTCAACATAAAAAAGCTTTGACGCAAATTAAGAAACAAGGTTATGTCAGAGTTCGTGTTGATGGCGAGACACGTGATATTGGTGAAGATATTGAGCTGGATAAGAATAAGAAACATGATATTGATGTTGTGGTTGACCGGATTGTAATCAATGATCATATCAAGTCACGTTTGTTTGATTCTGTCGAAGCAGCTTTACGTTTATCTGATGGTTATATGAATGTTGATGTCATTGGCCAAGATATGATGGTCTTTTCCGAAAAAAATGCTTGTCCACTATGTGGTTTTACTGTGGGTGAATTAGAACCTCGTTTATTCTCATTCAATGCTCCCTTTGGAGCTTGTGATAACTGTGATGGTTTAGGGATGAAGCTAGAGGTCGATATGGATCTTGTTATCCCTGATCCTAGTAAGACATTAGCTGAAGGAGCTATTATTCCTTGGAATCCAATAAGTTCACAATATTACCCTGAAATGTTAGCTCAAGCGGCTAAAGAATTTAAGATTGATATGAATACGCCATTCGAAAAATTGCCTCAAAAAGATCAAGATATTGTTTTGAATGGATCAGATGGTAAGACATTCCATTTCCATTATGAAAATGATTTTGGTAGTGTCCGTGATGTTGACGTACCATTTGAAGGTGTTATTCCCAATATTAATCGTCGCTATCATGAAACTAACAGTGACTTTACTCGTGAAGTTATGCGTAAGTATATGACTGAATTGACATGTCCAGTTTGTCACGGAAAACGATTAAATCGTCAAGCATTGGCTGTGAAGATTAGTGGTAAAGATATTGCTGAAGTTTCTGATATGTCAATTAAGGATGAATTGCCATTCTTTAAGGCAATTACTTTGGGTGAACAAAATACTGTGATTGCTAAACCTATTTTGAAAGAAGTTAAAGATCGATTGAGCTTTTTGATAAACGTAGGTTTGGAATACTTGTCACTATCACGTTCAGCCGGAACTTTATCGGGTGGTGAAGCTCAACGGATTCGTTTGGCAACGCAAATTGGGTCTAATTTATCTGGTGTTATGTATATTTTGGATGAACCTTCAATTGGGTTGCACCAACGAGATAATGACCGTTTAATTAGTTCTTTGAAGAAAATGCGTGACCTTGGCAATACTTTGATTGTTGTTGAACATGATGAGGACACCATGCGTGCAGCCGATTATTTGATTGATGTTGGACCAGGTGCTGGTGAGGCTGGTGGTCAAATTGTAGCTGCTGGTACACCTGCAGAAGTTGAAAAGAATCCTAAGTCCTTGACTGGACAATACTTAGCTGGTAAAAAGTTTGTCCCAGTGCCACTAGAACGTCGTAAGGGAAGTGGCGAAAATGTTGAAGTTTATGGAGCCGCTGAAAACAACTTGAAGAATCTTAATGTGAAATTTCCATTAGGTAAGTTCACAGTTGTGACCGGAGTGTCCGGTTCTGGTAAATCAACGTTAGTTAACATGATTTTGAAGCGAGCATTAGCTCAAAAGATGAATCATAATTCTGAAAAGCCTGGTAAGTATAAGAAAATTACCGGTTACGAAAATTTGGAGAAGATGATTGCCATTGACCAAAGTCCAATTGGACGTACGCCAAGAAGTAATCCAGCTACTTATACAGGTGTCTTTGATGATGTACGTGATCTTTTTGCTCAAACGAATGAGGCTAAGTTACGTGGTTACAAGAAAGGTCGTTTCTCGTTTAATGTTAAAGGTGGTCGCTGTGAAAACTGTCACGGTGATGGGATCATTAAAATTGAGATGAATTTCTTGCCTGATGTTTATGTTCCTTGTGAAGTTTGTCATGGAACACGTTATAATTCAGAGACTTTGGAAGTTACTTACAAAGGTAAAAATATTGCGCAAGTCTTGGATATGAAAGTTAAAGAAGCACTCGATTTCTTCAGTAATATTCCAAAGATCAAACGTAAACTCCAAACAATCGTTGACGTTGGTTTAGGTTATGTTTCACTTGGACAATCTGCTACTCAGTTATCTGGTGGTGAAGCTCAACGGATGAAGTTAGCTTCAGAGTTATATAAAAAATCTAATGGTAAAAATTTCTATATCTTGGATGAACCTACAACAGGGTTACATACCGATGATATTAAACGTCTATTAGAGGTCTTACAACGCTTAGTTGATGAAGGCAATACCGTTTTAGTAATTGAACATAACTTAGACGTTGTGAAGTCAGCTGACTGGTTGATTGATTTAGGCCCAGAAGGTGGCGAAGGCGGTGGTCAAATTGTTGGCACCGGTACACCTGAACAGATTGCTAAAATTAAAGAGAGTTATACTGGTCAATACTTGAAGCCAATTTTAGAGCGTGATACTAAACGTACTAAAGCAGTAGAAAAGAAAGCATAA
- a CDS encoding cation:proton antiporter has translation METVFLILLLIAAVVVANIISWKVNNIPIAFIQIAAGLVLSFIPIYKHFELEPEVFLLVIISVLMFNDGQHTSLSRLTHQFGTTFSLSVELAIISILIVGFTTHFIIPSMPLALTFALGAIITPTDAVAVSSITSNMLVPKEVMGTLENESLFNDASGIVALNLAIAAAVTGQFSVMDGIGNFIYVFFGGIIVGGVLGAIIVAIRLRLINMHVDTPSVMVPFTLLTPFVVYLMAEAIGVSGILAVVVTGLIHGIQQNRLRLTSSRLQIVMNSTWQVVSSILNGIVFVLLGLSLPSVIINLHKHNTSSVFILLGVGILLYLIMTVLRYLWTNWDFARIRAWDRNEKHANSIIMAYSGVHGTITLAMAFSLPLTLNGQPFPYRTDIIFVATVVILTSLIVPTLALPFLLPKQVSKYSEEELAKAKGQMVDDAIVSIQTRHKKNTSTSQVINILDGQRTIEGHVDKSKLNIIFDNCFELEQQTILEMLNNQEITPLNANLYMRVARRTIIQYQQNTWQRFILIVKFGILERFSPSKEARRRRKVFHQMKHQQADNRAEMIARNKKMWRQMAVTEQKPYKKVISYLNQSLVNDTEKSREINLARRAYDERHRRLTRTFHENENFENDQNELLIEAFQQENTYIQSKIASKEFSPELGSALYEQISTDQLVYLQSLNEE, from the coding sequence ATGGAGACTGTTTTTCTCATACTCTTGCTCATTGCGGCTGTTGTCGTCGCCAACATTATTTCATGGAAAGTTAATAATATTCCAATTGCGTTTATTCAAATCGCAGCTGGTTTGGTACTATCTTTCATCCCAATCTATAAACATTTTGAACTTGAACCCGAAGTATTCCTCTTGGTTATTATTTCAGTTTTGATGTTCAACGATGGTCAGCATACCAGTCTCTCCCGACTGACTCATCAATTTGGTACCACCTTTTCACTATCAGTGGAATTAGCAATTATTTCTATTTTAATTGTTGGATTCACAACACATTTTATTATTCCTAGCATGCCGCTAGCTTTGACCTTTGCCTTGGGAGCAATCATTACCCCAACTGATGCGGTGGCTGTTAGCTCAATCACCAGTAATATGCTTGTTCCTAAAGAAGTTATGGGGACGTTGGAAAATGAGTCCCTCTTCAACGATGCATCAGGTATCGTTGCTTTGAATTTAGCAATTGCAGCCGCTGTGACCGGTCAATTTTCTGTCATGGACGGTATTGGTAATTTTATTTATGTTTTCTTTGGTGGGATTATCGTTGGAGGAGTTCTGGGAGCAATAATCGTTGCTATTCGATTGCGTTTAATTAATATGCATGTCGATACTCCTTCGGTTATGGTGCCCTTCACTTTACTAACACCATTTGTAGTTTATTTAATGGCCGAAGCAATCGGTGTGTCAGGAATTTTAGCGGTTGTCGTAACCGGTTTGATCCACGGTATCCAGCAAAATCGTTTGCGTCTAACTAGTTCCCGGCTGCAAATCGTTATGAATAGTACCTGGCAAGTTGTCTCAAGTATCTTAAACGGAATCGTTTTTGTATTACTTGGACTATCGCTCCCAAGTGTCATCATTAACTTACATAAACACAATACTAGTTCTGTTTTCATATTATTAGGTGTCGGTATATTGCTGTATCTTATTATGACGGTATTACGTTATCTCTGGACTAATTGGGACTTTGCCCGTATTCGTGCCTGGGACCGTAACGAAAAGCATGCTAACAGTATCATAATGGCATACAGTGGTGTCCACGGAACTATAACTTTAGCAATGGCCTTCTCACTTCCCTTAACACTTAATGGTCAACCATTTCCGTATCGAACCGACATTATCTTTGTTGCCACCGTCGTTATTTTAACAAGTTTGATTGTACCTACATTGGCCTTGCCCTTCTTATTACCAAAACAAGTTTCAAAATATTCTGAAGAGGAATTAGCTAAAGCCAAAGGACAAATGGTTGACGACGCAATTGTTTCAATCCAAACTAGACACAAAAAAAACACTAGCACTAGTCAGGTCATTAATATCTTGGACGGCCAACGAACTATTGAAGGCCATGTTGATAAATCTAAGCTTAATATCATTTTTGATAACTGTTTTGAATTAGAACAACAGACTATTTTAGAAATGCTAAATAATCAGGAAATAACACCTTTAAATGCTAATCTATACATGCGTGTTGCTCGTAGAACGATTATTCAGTATCAACAAAATACCTGGCAAAGATTTATCTTGATTGTTAAATTCGGTATTCTAGAGCGGTTTTCTCCCAGTAAAGAAGCTAGAAGACGGCGAAAAGTTTTCCACCAAATGAAGCATCAACAAGCCGATAATCGGGCCGAAATGATTGCTAGGAATAAGAAAATGTGGCGTCAAATGGCCGTCACTGAACAAAAGCCTTATAAAAAAGTAATCAGCTATTTAAATCAAAGTCTCGTCAATGACACGGAAAAAAGTCGTGAGATCAATTTGGCACGTCGTGCTTACGATGAGCGTCACCGCCGTTTGACACGTACTTTCCACGAGAATGAAAACTTTGAAAATGATCAAAATGAACTCCTAATTGAGGCATTTCAACAAGAAAATACTTATATCCAATCAAAAATTGCTTCTAAAGAATTTAGTCCTGAATTGGGAAGCGCCTTATATGAACAAATTTCAACTGACCAATTAGTTTATTTACAATCGTTAAATGAAGAATAA